From the Solanum pennellii chromosome 4, SPENNV200 genome, one window contains:
- the LOC107016123 gene encoding F-box/kelch-repeat protein At5g43190, with product MIQSNQMDPKIWSRLPEDVLEHLLSFLPLKTFLKLRSTCKHFKTLLFSPPFISKHSPSSSSSSSPFSSFFLLSHPQFPRQYPLFDTVHNNWRNLSLCISPVLPSSSSVLLSSSNGLLCFTRPSSTSFIITNVLARSSRVLEYPNLPFSFESVTLISSANNGYKLFVMSAFGSSSKVFVYDSLVHSWSQFGGFDLILNENHHQEGVFHDGYLWFITPEPYFIVSIDLDNGVWKRSNFELPSEVTFARLVSDGDKKLFLISGNGSNGISRSMKLWELNGDSKIWVEVENVPELICRKFLSVCYHNYEHVYCFWHKGLICVCCYSWPEILYYKVSRRTWHWLPKCPSLPDKWSCGFRWFSFVPELYAFV from the coding sequence atgataCAATCAAATCAAATGGATCCCAAAATCTGGAGTCGATTACCAGAAGATGTATTAGAGCATTTGCTTTCATTTCTTCCATTAAAAACTTTCTTGAAACTCAGATCAACTTGTAAGCATTTCAAAACTCTTCTTTTTTCACCCCCTTTCATTTCTAAACActccccttcttcttcttcttcttcttcacctttttcttcatttttcttactTTCACATCCACAGTTTCCTAGACAATACCCTTTATTCGATACCGTTCATAACAACTGGCGGAATTTATCTCTGTGTATTTCCCCTGTTTTGCCATCTTCTTCCTCTGttcttttatcttcttctaATGGGTTGCTTTGTTTTACTCGCCCAAGTTCTACTTCTTTCATTATAACTAATGTTTTAGCTAGATCTTCTAGGGTTTTAGAATACCCAAATTTGCCTTTTTCTTTTGAGTCTGTTACTTTGATTTCTTCAGCTAATAATGGGTATAAGCTGTTTGTGATGTCTGCTTTTGGATCTTCGAGTAAAGTTTTTGTTTATGATTCTTTGGTTCATTCCTGGAGTCAATTTGGTGGATTTGATCTGATTTTAAATGAGAATCATCATCAAGAAGGGGTTTTTCATGATGGGTATTTGTGGTTTATTACACCAGAGCCTTATTTTATAGTTTCTATTGATCTTGATAATGGGGTTTGGAAAAGATCAAATTTTGAGCTCCCTAGTGAGGTTACTTTTGCTAGATTGGTGAGTGATGGGGATAAAAAATTGTTCTTGATTAGTGGAAATGGGAGTAATGGGATTTCAAGAAGCATGAAGTTGTGGGAATTGAATGGGGATTCTAAGATTTGGGTGGAAGTTGAGAATGTGCCTGAATTGATTTGTAGGAAGTTTTTATCTGTTTGTTATCATAACTATGAACATGTTTATTGTTTTTGGCATAAAGGGTTGATTTGTGTTTGTTGTTATTCTTGGCCTGAGATTTTGTACTATAAGGTTTCTAGAAGAACTTGGCATTGGCTTCCTAAATGCCCTTCATTGCCTGATAAATGGAGTTGTGGATTCAGATGGTTTTCCTTTGTTCCTGAGTTATATGCATTTGTGTAA
- the LOC107015934 gene encoding U-box domain-containing protein 4-like, which translates to METEIQSNFSYMGRTFTNLSINGSSSAFSDCNSDVSGEFPTASSQSRRLFLACASENSDELIEQLVSDLESSSIDEQKQAAIEIRLLAKNKPENRIKIARAGAIKPLISLISSTDPQLQENGVTAILNLSLCDENKELIAASGAIKPLVRALKVGTSTARENAACALLRLSQVEENKIAIGRSGAIPPLVNLLETGNFRGKKDASTALYSLCSVKENKVRAVQAGVMKPLVELMADFSSNMVDKSAFVVSELISVPEARPALVDEGGIPVLVEIVEVGSQRQKEIAVSILLQICEDSVAYRTMVAREGAIPPLVALSQSGTSRAKRKAEKLIDLLRQPRSGNGAATAVARTSGVPV; encoded by the exons ATGGAGACTGAAATTCAATCGAATTTCTCTTATATGGGACGGACCTTCACTAATCTCAGTATCAATGGAAGTTCCTCAGCTTTCAGCGATTGCAACAGTGATGTATCCGGTGAGTTTCCAACAGCTTCTTCTCAAAGCCGCAGGTTGTTTTTGGCTTGTGCGTCGGAAAATTCCGATGAATTAATCGAACAACTCGTTTCCGATCTCGAGTCTAGTTCAATCGATGAGCAAAAACAAGCGGCGATTGAAATTAGACTCCTCGCGAAGAATAAACCGGAAAATCGTATTAAAATAGCTCGAGCTGGAGCAATTAAACCGTTGATTTCGCTTATCTCCTCCACCGATCCTCAGCTACAGGAAAACGGCGTTACGGCAATTCTCAATCTGTCTCTTTGCGATGAGAATAAGGAGCTTATCGCTGCATCAGGAGCGATTAAACCTCTAGTACGGGCGCTTAAAGTTGGAACCTCAACAGCCAGAGAGAACGCCGCTTGCGCTCTTCTCCGGCTGTCGCAAGTTGAGGAGAACAAAATCGCAATCGGTCGTTCAGGTGCAATTCCTCCGCTAGTGAACCTTCTAGAAACCGGAAATTTCCGTGGCAAAAAGGACGCATCAACTGCTCTTTACTCTCTCTGTTCCGTGAAAGAGAACAAAGTGAGAGCAGTACAAGCTGGCGTGATGAAGCCTTTGGTAGAACTAATGGCGGATTTCAGTTCAAATATGGTTGATAAATCAGCGTTCGTTGTGAGCGAATTGATATCAGTGCCGGAGGCAAGGCCGGCGCTGGTGGACGAAGGTGGAATTCCGGTATTGGTAGAGATCGTAGAGGTCGGATCACAACGGCAGAAGGAGATTGCCGTTTCCATTCTGTTACAGATATGTGAGGATAGCGTGGCGTACCGTACTATGGTGGCTCGCGAAGGAGCCATTCCTCCCCTCGTCGCTTTGTCACAGTCCGGAACCAGTCGCGCCAAACGAAAg GCGGAGAAGCTGATTGATCTTCTACGGCAACCAAGATCCGGTAACGGCGCTGCAACAGCAGTAGCAAGAACTTCTGGTGTGCCAGTCTGA